In a single window of the Anaerocolumna cellulosilytica genome:
- a CDS encoding HAMP domain-containing sensor histidine kinase: MNIKKITAVLIMFFLIGCLCSYMVVRFQPNNKIDVITINRIVKEVSNNWNTLETGHYKNYAYPFSVLSLADTLLYQSSPDAVVFIKDALERGDTIMNIDLNDTIVGKVIITTSGEVAFKTFQKDLALLILVFFSIFTLCSGLYFMHLHKRIIRPFRDLEEFAKEIANGNLDFTLKLTENNIFGAFTQSFDIMREQLKVAKHQEFLANQSKKELVASLSHDIKTPVTSIKLTSELLIVTAKDDKIKNKLNTIYQKAEQINLLVTDLFHTTLNDLDKLSVTPIDTYSSILEAVLKEADCYDKITMLMIPECMICVDPLRLNQVVANIIYNSYKYANTAISVQFELKGSFLEIKIQDFGKGVEEEELPLLFNKFYRGKNAATESGSGLGLYICKKLVEQMEGEIYCSNNEQGFLTLLYLKLA, encoded by the coding sequence ATGAATATAAAGAAAATAACGGCAGTGCTAATTATGTTTTTCTTAATAGGATGTTTGTGTTCCTATATGGTAGTACGCTTTCAGCCGAATAACAAAATAGATGTGATAACAATCAATCGAATTGTAAAAGAAGTTTCAAATAACTGGAATACGTTAGAGACAGGTCATTACAAGAATTACGCCTATCCTTTTAGTGTGCTATCTCTTGCGGATACACTCTTATACCAGTCCTCTCCGGATGCTGTGGTTTTTATAAAGGACGCACTCGAGAGGGGTGATACAATTATGAATATAGATTTAAACGATACGATTGTGGGAAAGGTAATAATTACAACCAGCGGAGAAGTGGCATTTAAGACTTTTCAAAAAGACCTAGCCCTGCTTATCCTCGTATTCTTTTCTATATTTACTTTATGTTCAGGACTTTATTTTATGCACTTACATAAGAGAATTATTCGACCATTTCGTGATCTTGAGGAATTTGCTAAGGAAATTGCCAATGGGAATCTGGACTTTACGTTAAAGCTGACCGAGAATAATATATTTGGAGCATTTACACAGAGCTTTGATATTATGAGAGAACAATTAAAGGTGGCAAAACATCAGGAATTCCTAGCGAATCAAAGCAAGAAGGAGTTAGTGGCTTCCCTAAGTCATGATATTAAAACACCGGTCACATCCATTAAGTTAACCAGTGAATTATTAATCGTCACTGCAAAAGACGATAAAATAAAGAACAAATTAAATACCATTTATCAAAAAGCAGAACAGATTAATCTTCTGGTTACGGATTTATTTCATACCACTTTGAATGATTTGGACAAATTAAGTGTTACTCCCATTGATACCTATAGTTCTATCTTAGAAGCAGTATTAAAAGAAGCTGACTGCTATGATAAAATTACTATGTTAATGATTCCGGAATGCATGATTTGCGTTGACCCTCTGCGCCTAAATCAAGTAGTTGCCAACATTATATATAATTCCTATAAGTACGCGAACACAGCAATTTCCGTTCAATTTGAACTCAAAGGCAGTTTTCTTGAAATTAAAATACAGGACTTTGGAAAAGGGGTAGAAGAGGAAGAACTACCGCTGCTGTTTAATAAGTTTTACCGCGGAAAAAATGCTGCCACAGAAAGTGGCAGCGGTCTTGGTTTATATATATGTAAAAAATTGGTGGAGCAAATGGAAGGTGAGATTTATTGCAGTAACAATGAACAAGGATTTTTAACACTACTATATTTAAAGTTAGCTTAA
- a CDS encoding response regulator transcription factor: MNFNCLIIDDEETIGQTTSEYFNMFDVTCEYVTSYGAAIDFLSEHQVSLLLLDINLGEHSGFELCKKIRKTTNIPILFISARTSDDDILTALNIGGDDYITKPYSLNILLAKVKAILKRCESNLIPVKTSPCEQIQIDYNYRQIMVNQVPIKLKNMEFKVLSYLMEHTNTVISKEELFQNIWQSRFIEDGTLSVHIRRLRQLIEEDPDNPRFIKTIWGVGYVFEVKE, from the coding sequence ATGAATTTTAATTGTTTAATTATTGATGACGAAGAGACAATTGGTCAAACCACCAGTGAATACTTTAATATGTTTGACGTTACCTGCGAGTATGTAACTAGCTATGGAGCTGCCATTGACTTTTTATCAGAACATCAGGTTTCCTTGCTGCTTTTAGATATTAACCTAGGGGAACATTCCGGCTTTGAATTATGCAAAAAGATAAGAAAAACAACGAATATCCCCATTCTTTTTATTAGTGCCCGTACAAGCGATGATGATATCCTAACGGCACTGAATATCGGCGGCGATGATTATATTACAAAGCCTTATAGCTTAAATATCTTATTAGCAAAGGTAAAGGCTATCTTAAAAAGATGTGAAAGCAACCTAATACCTGTAAAGACTTCGCCGTGTGAGCAGATTCAAATTGATTATAACTATCGACAGATTATGGTCAATCAGGTTCCTATAAAGCTTAAGAATATGGAGTTTAAGGTATTGAGTTATCTAATGGAGCATACGAATACAGTTATTTCAAAAGAGGAGCTATTTCAGAATATATGGCAAAGTCGATTTATTGAGGATGGAACGTTATCCGTACATATAAGACGATTGCGCCAACTGATTGAAGAAGATCCGGATAATCCGCGGTTTATTAAAACCATATGGGGTGTCGGATACGTATTTGAGGTAAAAGAGTGA
- a CDS encoding HAD family hydrolase, whose protein sequence is MVSELKNFKKKREFLVCIDSDGCAMDTMDIKHIKCFGPCMIEEWSLEEWKDEILTRWNEINLYSMTRGINRFKGLALALSEISQKYKKIDDLDSLINWTKQEQELSMQGLRKSISEENSDCLKKVLSWSEAVNQAIRNIKDEEIKPFAGVVEGITFIASQADVAVVSSANAEAVIEEWGKYGLLAKTDILLTQEAGTKAYCIAEMKKKGYESSKILMIGDAPGDKEAAEENEVSFYPILVKRETKSWQELQEVAFPKFIKKNYIGAYQNELNEKFRNNLC, encoded by the coding sequence GTGGTTTCTGAGCTAAAGAATTTCAAAAAAAAGAGAGAATTTTTAGTATGCATTGATTCGGATGGTTGTGCTATGGATACAATGGATATAAAGCATATAAAATGTTTTGGTCCCTGTATGATAGAAGAATGGAGCTTAGAAGAATGGAAGGATGAAATTTTAACCCGTTGGAACGAAATTAATCTGTATTCTATGACAAGAGGTATTAATCGGTTTAAAGGTTTAGCGTTAGCTTTAAGTGAGATATCACAGAAATACAAAAAAATTGATGATTTGGATAGTTTAATAAACTGGACCAAACAGGAGCAAGAGCTGTCTATGCAAGGTCTTAGAAAATCTATTTCAGAAGAAAATAGTGACTGTCTGAAAAAAGTATTGTCTTGGTCGGAGGCTGTTAATCAAGCTATCCGTAACATAAAAGATGAGGAAATCAAGCCCTTTGCAGGGGTGGTGGAAGGAATTACCTTTATTGCAAGTCAAGCAGATGTTGCTGTCGTATCTTCTGCTAATGCAGAGGCAGTCATAGAAGAATGGGGAAAGTATGGGTTATTAGCAAAAACGGATATCTTACTCACGCAAGAAGCAGGTACGAAAGCCTATTGTATTGCTGAAATGAAAAAAAAGGGATATGAAAGTTCAAAAATACTAATGATTGGTGATGCACCAGGGGATAAAGAGGCCGCCGAAGAAAACGAAGTGAGTTTTTATCCTATCTTAGTGAAGAGAGAGACAAAATCTTGGCAAGAACTTCAGGAAGTAGCTTTTCCTAAATTTATTAAAAAAAATTATATTGGTGCTTATCAAAATGAATTAAATGAGAAATTTAGAAACAACCTGTGTTAA
- a CDS encoding serine hydrolase domain-containing protein: protein MNKIKPNNFNKQSIMMVTVSLLIAFCFIGMTGYAKTQVPVIPSYEKQATDTITMSDSYQYGIGSVSKIFTATAVMKLVDEGKIDLDTPLTYYIPEFRMADERYKQITPKMLLNHSSGIMGTTLHNSFLHGDSDTSYHDTFLDQLAKQELKATPGDYSVYCNDGFTLAEILVEQVSGMPFSEFIKKEISEPLGLSNTYTPRDKPDENLLAPVYYRNHLVPYVNCNPLASGGIFGTSEDLVKFSQMFMKDSTVHLLSKESVHLMSKSWYLEDKIAATLGDTQMGYGLGWDSVNAYPFNLYGIQALTKGGDVNGYHANLTVLPEQNFSIALTSSGGSSTYLLEAAQDIILEVLLEEGLISDIKDIPFETDYEAERAPLPKEMKQYEGYYLSLNMLKIEFNEEGTLLLKPIGAEYDTVQEYVYTKSGEFISSKGHYLGNTGAFISNAGGNKGFTKFSFRKESNGKVYLIGTTYESTNGLGKSALTMPFAEKIEPLTVSDTVLSQWKTRADKKYYLINEVYNSHAYLEDPVISFQVVDEVPGYVTRYKNKSSHEKCRVINENTAKSELDLPLMLGRDLFHYAFYEKDKAEYVTVETYNYVGEEKVKSSKELKDTVIIGEDLTVWYEIVQEDASAIIKVTSPDNGAYYVYDKDNNCIASSLYTAESDSFMLPTGGHIAFAGSKDAVFQITR from the coding sequence ATGAATAAAATAAAGCCAAATAATTTTAATAAACAAAGCATTATGATGGTTACCGTTTCCTTGCTTATCGCTTTTTGCTTCATCGGTATGACAGGGTATGCCAAAACCCAGGTTCCGGTGATACCAAGTTACGAAAAACAAGCCACAGATACTATAACCATGTCAGATTCGTATCAGTATGGAATCGGGTCAGTAAGTAAAATCTTTACTGCAACAGCTGTTATGAAACTTGTAGATGAAGGCAAAATTGACCTTGACACACCTCTTACTTACTATATACCTGAATTCCGTATGGCAGATGAAAGATATAAGCAGATTACACCAAAGATGCTTCTGAATCATTCCTCGGGTATAATGGGCACTACCTTACATAATTCTTTTCTACATGGAGATTCTGATACCAGCTATCATGATACTTTTCTAGACCAACTTGCAAAACAGGAATTAAAAGCGACGCCAGGTGACTACAGCGTCTACTGTAATGACGGTTTTACGTTGGCTGAAATCTTAGTGGAGCAAGTAAGCGGCATGCCTTTTTCTGAATTTATAAAAAAAGAAATTTCAGAACCCTTGGGTCTTAGCAATACCTATACACCTCGAGACAAACCGGATGAAAACTTGCTTGCCCCTGTCTATTATAGAAATCATCTGGTTCCGTATGTAAACTGCAACCCTCTTGCCAGCGGAGGAATTTTTGGTACCTCTGAGGATTTGGTTAAATTTTCTCAGATGTTTATGAAAGACAGCACCGTTCATTTGTTGTCAAAAGAGTCCGTTCATCTGATGTCAAAATCCTGGTACCTTGAGGATAAAATTGCAGCTACCCTTGGAGATACCCAGATGGGTTACGGTTTAGGCTGGGACAGCGTAAATGCATATCCTTTTAATCTATATGGGATACAGGCTTTAACTAAAGGTGGTGATGTAAATGGGTATCATGCCAATCTAACGGTATTACCGGAACAGAATTTCTCAATCGCACTAACCTCTTCTGGCGGTTCTAGTACTTACCTTCTGGAAGCAGCACAGGATATTATTTTAGAAGTGTTATTAGAAGAAGGATTAATCAGCGATATAAAAGACATCCCCTTCGAAACAGACTATGAAGCAGAACGTGCTCCTCTGCCGAAAGAAATGAAACAATACGAGGGGTATTACCTATCTTTGAATATGTTAAAAATTGAATTTAACGAAGAAGGAACTCTTCTGCTTAAACCAATTGGCGCAGAATATGATACGGTTCAGGAATATGTGTATACCAAATCCGGCGAATTTATATCTTCAAAAGGTCATTATTTAGGTAATACCGGAGCCTTTATCTCTAACGCAGGGGGCAATAAGGGGTTCACCAAGTTCTCCTTCCGAAAGGAATCCAATGGTAAAGTCTATCTGATTGGTACTACCTATGAAAGTACAAATGGTTTAGGAAAAAGTGCATTAACAATGCCCTTTGCCGAGAAAATAGAACCCCTTACTGTTTCTGACACGGTACTGTCACAATGGAAGACGCGAGCAGACAAAAAGTACTATTTGATAAATGAAGTCTACAATTCCCATGCATATTTAGAAGACCCTGTTATCAGCTTTCAAGTAGTAGATGAGGTTCCCGGATATGTAACAAGATATAAAAATAAAAGCAGTCATGAAAAATGCAGAGTAATTAATGAGAATACAGCAAAAAGTGAGCTGGATTTGCCATTAATGCTGGGAAGAGATTTGTTTCATTACGCATTTTATGAGAAAGATAAGGCTGAATATGTAACGGTTGAAACTTATAACTATGTCGGTGAGGAAAAAGTAAAATCTTCAAAGGAACTAAAAGATACCGTAATCATCGGAGAGGATTTAACCGTCTGGTATGAAATCGTTCAGGAGGATGCCTCGGCAATCATTAAAGTCACTTCACCTGATAATGGAGCATACTATGTTTACGATAAAGACAATAACTGTATTGCCAGTTCCTTATATACGGCGGAATCCGATTCATTTATGCTCCCAACCGGCGGCCATATTGCTTTTGCGGGCAGTAAAGATGCTGTGTTTCAAATAACAAGGTAA
- a CDS encoding SDR family oxidoreductase, which produces MKIPFQVNLENKVVVITGAGGVLCSMMAEAVAMCGAKVALLDRNVQAAQANADAIAAKGYIAKGYEANVLEKESLEVAHKAILSDLGSCDILINGAGGNNPKATTDKEYFEIGDLENSDIKSFFDLDQAGVEFVFNLNFIGTLLPTQEFAKDMVLKKHASILNISSMNAYTPLTKIPAYSGAKSAISNFTQWLAVHFSKTGIRVNAIAPGFFATKQNQALLFNEDGTPTPRTGKILEATPMRRFGEAEELLGSVLFLLNDEASSFITGVCIPIDGGFSAYAGV; this is translated from the coding sequence ATGAAAATACCATTTCAAGTGAATTTAGAGAATAAAGTAGTAGTTATAACAGGTGCTGGTGGAGTTCTTTGCAGTATGATGGCTGAAGCAGTGGCAATGTGCGGTGCAAAAGTAGCTCTTCTTGATAGAAATGTACAAGCGGCACAGGCAAATGCGGATGCAATTGCTGCAAAAGGCTATATTGCAAAAGGTTATGAAGCAAATGTATTAGAAAAAGAAAGTTTAGAAGTGGCTCATAAAGCTATTTTATCTGACCTTGGGTCATGTGATATACTTATTAATGGTGCAGGAGGAAATAATCCCAAAGCGACTACTGATAAAGAATATTTTGAAATAGGTGATTTAGAGAATTCTGATATAAAGTCATTTTTTGACTTAGACCAAGCGGGAGTTGAATTTGTATTTAATTTAAACTTTATTGGAACATTGCTTCCAACCCAGGAATTTGCAAAGGATATGGTTTTGAAAAAACATGCAAGTATTCTAAATATATCCTCTATGAATGCATATACACCATTAACAAAGATACCTGCCTATAGTGGTGCTAAGTCTGCAATCAGTAACTTTACCCAATGGCTGGCGGTTCACTTTAGTAAAACAGGAATTCGGGTGAATGCAATCGCACCAGGCTTCTTTGCTACAAAGCAGAATCAGGCTCTTTTATTCAACGAGGACGGAACGCCAACACCCAGAACCGGTAAAATATTAGAGGCAACACCAATGCGCCGTTTCGGTGAAGCAGAGGAATTATTAGGCTCTGTGTTATTTTTATTAAATGATGAAGCTTCAAGCTTTATTACAGGTGTATGTATACCAATCGATGGTGGCTTCTCTGCCTACGCAGGCGTTTAA
- the uxuA gene encoding mannonate dehydratase encodes MKLSFRWYGEEDKITLQNIRQIPGMYSIVTAVYDVPVGEVWSKESISKLKAQTEAAGLHFEVIESIPVHEDIKLGKPSRDKYIENYCENIRRVAEAGIKCICYNFMPVFDWTRTQLDHVLEDGSTSLVYYQEQVDAVNPLESESDLTLPGWDASYTRDELKAVVEEYNALTEEDLWDNLRYFLEKIIPVAEKCNVNMAIHEDDPCWPIFGLPRIITCEENLDKFLKLVDSPNNGITLCAGSLGCSNKNDVPKLAAKYAAMGRIHFVHMRNVAILENGFEERAHLSSCGSLDMYAILKALYDNGFSGYVRPDHGRMIWGETGRAGYGLYDRALGATYINGLWEAIVKAGK; translated from the coding sequence ATGAAATTATCATTTAGATGGTATGGGGAAGAGGATAAAATTACTCTTCAAAACATTAGACAAATTCCGGGAATGTACTCGATTGTCACGGCAGTATATGATGTTCCTGTAGGAGAAGTATGGAGTAAAGAATCAATTTCTAAGTTAAAGGCACAGACAGAAGCAGCAGGACTTCACTTTGAAGTAATAGAATCGATACCTGTACATGAGGATATAAAATTAGGAAAACCAAGTCGAGACAAATACATCGAAAATTATTGCGAAAACATCCGTCGTGTTGCAGAAGCAGGTATTAAATGTATCTGTTATAACTTTATGCCAGTATTTGATTGGACGAGAACGCAGCTAGATCATGTTTTAGAAGATGGCTCCACTTCTTTAGTTTATTATCAGGAACAGGTAGATGCTGTTAATCCGCTGGAAAGTGAAAGCGATTTAACGTTACCTGGTTGGGATGCAAGCTACACAAGAGATGAATTAAAAGCAGTGGTAGAAGAATACAACGCTTTAACGGAAGAGGACCTTTGGGATAATTTAAGATATTTCCTTGAAAAAATCATACCAGTAGCAGAGAAGTGTAATGTTAATATGGCTATCCATGAAGATGATCCTTGTTGGCCAATTTTTGGACTGCCAAGAATTATTACATGTGAAGAAAATCTGGACAAATTCTTAAAATTAGTGGATAGCCCAAACAATGGGATAACTCTGTGTGCAGGTTCCTTAGGATGCTCAAACAAGAATGATGTACCTAAATTAGCAGCGAAATACGCAGCAATGGGAAGAATTCATTTTGTTCATATGAGAAATGTAGCTATTTTGGAAAATGGTTTTGAAGAGAGGGCGCATTTATCCAGCTGCGGCAGTCTTGATATGTACGCTATTTTAAAAGCTTTATACGATAACGGATTTTCTGGCTACGTAAGGCCTGATCATGGCCGTATGATATGGGGGGAAACCGGAAGAGCTGGTTATGGCTTATATGACAGAGCATTAGGTGCGACATACATTAATGGATTATGGGAAGCGATTGTAAAAGCAGGAAAATAG